In Mycobacterium sp. Aquia_216, a genomic segment contains:
- a CDS encoding AMP-binding protein codes for MVRDAIGNILRTRALSTPDRVCCAMDDNVYTYAEMNQRSDALAAGLARLGVGKGEQIAMLSPNRIELLEVFYGAAKTGAAQVPLNAYLKGDFLLHQLRQSQSGLLVTDAAGREALAPVRSQLPDLRAVIMLDEAEDGEIPYASLFDHGDTPPDVELTATDTMSILYTSGTTGLPKGCVASHGYYCRSGEIIGAALEVTKDDVLFAGLPLFHAGARLVTVTLPLVYGIPAYLQGTFSARAYFPRAKEVEATLMIAVGAMGAAILATEPSAADRDHKVTRIMCAPLSLESQATFRDRFGVDPWVDIFGQTECMPATLTTLSSDRRDPNGCGIGAPDLEVALLDDEGYILDGEATGEICLRPKVPYAMFNGYFDNPTATVEAFRGLWYHTGDNGRRLPSGAFAFIDRKKDSLRRRGENISSFELEQAIDAHPAIVESAVVAVASELGEDDIKACIATSSPVEAAELFDFFKNNLPYFAIPRYVDFLDALPRNGVGRVLKHKLRDAGNTAETWDFEAMDLTVAKQERR; via the coding sequence ATGGTTCGTGATGCTATTGGCAATATCCTGCGTACGCGCGCTCTGAGTACGCCCGACCGCGTCTGCTGCGCGATGGACGACAACGTCTACACCTATGCAGAGATGAATCAACGGTCGGATGCACTCGCGGCCGGGTTGGCGCGATTAGGCGTCGGCAAGGGTGAGCAGATCGCGATGCTGTCGCCCAACCGCATCGAATTGCTCGAGGTGTTCTACGGGGCCGCGAAGACCGGGGCCGCCCAGGTGCCGTTGAACGCATACCTCAAGGGCGACTTTCTTCTTCACCAGCTGCGCCAGTCGCAGTCGGGCCTTTTGGTCACCGACGCCGCCGGCCGGGAGGCACTGGCTCCGGTGCGCAGCCAGCTGCCCGATCTGCGGGCGGTGATCATGCTCGACGAGGCCGAAGACGGCGAGATTCCGTACGCGAGTCTGTTCGACCACGGAGACACACCGCCTGATGTGGAGCTCACCGCCACCGACACCATGTCGATCCTCTATACCTCCGGCACCACCGGGCTGCCCAAAGGATGTGTCGCCAGCCACGGCTACTACTGCCGAAGCGGCGAAATCATCGGTGCCGCGCTCGAAGTCACCAAAGACGATGTCCTGTTCGCCGGCCTTCCGCTGTTTCACGCCGGCGCGAGACTCGTCACCGTGACGCTGCCCCTGGTCTACGGCATACCGGCTTACCTGCAGGGGACATTCAGCGCGCGCGCTTACTTCCCCCGCGCCAAGGAAGTCGAAGCCACGCTGATGATCGCGGTCGGCGCGATGGGCGCCGCGATACTGGCGACCGAACCGTCGGCCGCCGACCGCGACCACAAAGTCACCCGGATCATGTGCGCGCCGTTGTCGCTCGAATCCCAAGCTACCTTCCGCGACCGCTTCGGCGTCGATCCCTGGGTCGACATCTTCGGCCAAACCGAGTGCATGCCAGCCACATTGACGACGCTCTCATCGGACCGGCGCGATCCGAACGGCTGCGGCATCGGGGCGCCCGACCTCGAGGTGGCACTCCTCGACGACGAGGGCTACATCCTTGACGGTGAGGCCACGGGCGAGATCTGCCTTCGACCCAAGGTCCCGTATGCGATGTTCAACGGCTACTTCGACAACCCCACGGCGACAGTCGAGGCGTTCCGGGGCTTGTGGTACCACACCGGTGACAACGGCAGACGCCTGCCGAGTGGGGCGTTCGCGTTCATCGATCGCAAGAAAGACAGCCTTCGCCGCCGTGGTGAGAACATTTCCAGTTTCGAACTCGAACAGGCCATCGACGCCCACCCGGCCATCGTCGAATCGGCGGTCGTCGCCGTGGCTTCCGAACTCGGTGAGGACGACATCAAGGCCTGCATCGCCACCAGCTCCCCGGTCGAGGCTGCCGAGTTGTTCGACTTCTTCAAAAACAACTTGCCCTACTTCGCCATCCCCCGTTATGTCGACTTCCTCGACGCACTCCCCCGCAACGGTGTCGGGCGCGTGCTCAAGCACAAGTTGCGTGACGCCGGAAACACAGCGGAGACGTGGGACTTCGAAGCAATGGATCTGACCGTCGCGAAGCAGGAGCGCCGCTAG
- a CDS encoding FAD-dependent oxidoreductase gives MRDYFRRELNDELLQWAGRPLVSSTWVADDAGTSIALLLWTIRNMLVSTMYNLRPGVGGLPEELGRRLHIRRQHPVLNVADTGAAVEVTFAPGGLNQRTESFDACVIATQAQYALAMFPQMDENHRALYQTTRYRRLGSICLGLSQRPKDPATYYMVSPHEDPDTIAVIADHAKAPGRAPEDKGLLTVLLSHEYLERTMDLSDEDVLDYAIDRARFYHGNVVDTLEEHAVARWPESVPVMDKGRFARIADFQGRLDWTARVQFASDLDRISGLNGALVSGQEAANRVVNAVLVPGPQPISVGEPH, from the coding sequence GTGCGGGACTACTTTCGCCGCGAACTCAACGACGAATTGCTGCAATGGGCGGGCCGCCCGCTGGTCAGCAGCACGTGGGTCGCCGACGACGCGGGCACCTCAATCGCGTTGCTGCTGTGGACGATACGCAACATGCTGGTCAGCACAATGTACAATCTGCGCCCTGGAGTCGGTGGGTTGCCCGAGGAACTGGGCCGGCGGTTGCACATCCGGCGACAGCACCCCGTGCTCAATGTCGCCGACACCGGAGCCGCCGTGGAGGTCACCTTCGCGCCCGGGGGCCTCAATCAACGAACCGAGTCCTTTGACGCGTGCGTCATCGCCACTCAAGCGCAGTATGCACTGGCGATGTTCCCGCAGATGGACGAAAACCATCGCGCGCTCTACCAGACCACCCGCTACCGGCGACTCGGCAGCATCTGCCTCGGGCTATCGCAGCGCCCGAAGGATCCCGCGACCTACTACATGGTCTCCCCGCACGAGGACCCCGACACGATCGCCGTGATCGCCGACCACGCGAAGGCACCAGGCCGGGCTCCCGAGGACAAGGGCCTGCTGACCGTGCTGCTGTCCCACGAATACCTGGAGCGCACAATGGATCTCAGCGACGAGGACGTGCTGGACTACGCCATAGACCGCGCCCGCTTCTACCACGGAAATGTCGTCGACACCCTCGAAGAGCACGCGGTCGCACGGTGGCCCGAGTCCGTTCCGGTCATGGACAAGGGCCGATTCGCGCGAATCGCCGACTTCCAGGGGCGCCTTGACTGGACGGCACGAGTTCAGTTCGCCTCCGATCTAGACAGGATCTCGGGCCTCAACGGTGCGTTGGTCAGCGGCCAAGAAGCGGCGAATCGCGTCGTGAATGCGGTGCTGGTCCCCGGACCCCAACCGATTTCGGTCGGCGAGCCACACTGA
- a CDS encoding cytochrome P450 yields the protein MEVGCPALPALETLPFAQDRESAWHMLLAPGKIAVSDAGVYFISGADVVEEAAIHPELFSSFGAFDLVGSPFPMVPIAFDPPDHTRFRRVLDKFFGPRRMAERAPELRKQVGELIDQIVASGGNSEVMSALAVPFPSQVFLTLFGLPLADRDLLICWKDAVLAFSAAEGLEPSPETLARGAELVNYLTGHLADRRRSGGDDLLGQLLSDTSEGALTDPEIIGLCFLFLVAGLDTVTAATGFALYELARNAALRTTLVDDEEAVSHFIEEVLRINPPVPYVPRMTTTEVTVAGVTIPAGSRCWLGLGTANRDPERYPDADVMHQRRNNHFTFGRGPHRCLGSHLARLELRLIIEEWNRRIPAYSVLEEPTVGWPCGTLHFQELHLRIG from the coding sequence ATGGAGGTCGGCTGCCCGGCGCTACCCGCGCTGGAAACTTTGCCTTTTGCTCAGGACCGCGAGTCGGCGTGGCACATGCTCCTGGCGCCCGGCAAAATCGCCGTGTCCGATGCCGGGGTGTACTTCATCAGCGGTGCCGACGTCGTCGAGGAAGCGGCCATCCACCCGGAGCTCTTTTCCTCTTTTGGCGCGTTCGATTTGGTGGGAAGCCCATTTCCGATGGTGCCGATCGCCTTCGATCCCCCTGACCACACCCGGTTTCGGCGGGTACTGGATAAGTTCTTCGGTCCACGCCGCATGGCCGAACGCGCACCCGAGTTGCGCAAGCAGGTGGGCGAGCTGATCGATCAGATCGTGGCGTCCGGCGGTAATTCTGAGGTCATGAGCGCGCTCGCGGTTCCGTTTCCGTCCCAGGTCTTTTTGACGCTGTTCGGGCTGCCGCTCGCCGACCGGGATCTTCTAATCTGCTGGAAGGACGCGGTTTTGGCGTTCTCCGCCGCGGAAGGCTTGGAGCCGTCGCCGGAGACCTTGGCCCGAGGCGCCGAGCTGGTGAACTATCTGACGGGACATCTTGCCGATCGTCGCCGCAGCGGGGGCGACGACCTGCTCGGTCAATTGCTTTCGGACACGAGCGAGGGCGCGCTGACCGACCCGGAGATCATCGGTCTGTGTTTTCTCTTTTTGGTCGCCGGACTGGACACCGTGACCGCCGCAACGGGTTTCGCGCTCTACGAGCTGGCTCGCAATGCCGCGCTGCGCACCACGTTGGTCGATGACGAAGAAGCGGTCAGCCACTTCATCGAAGAGGTCTTGCGAATCAACCCGCCGGTCCCTTATGTCCCGCGAATGACCACCACGGAGGTCACTGTCGCGGGTGTGACGATCCCGGCAGGTTCACGGTGCTGGCTGGGGCTCGGGACGGCTAACCGGGATCCCGAGCGGTATCCCGACGCCGACGTCATGCACCAAAGGCGGAACAATCACTTCACCTTCGGCCGTGGTCCGCACCGTTGCCTCGGTTCACACCTGGCTCGCCTGGAACTGCGCCTTATCATCGAGGAATGGAATCGGCGGATTCCCGCCTACTCGGTCTTGGAAGAGCCGACGGTTGGATGGCCGTGCGGCACACTCCATTTTCAGGAGCTGCACCTGCGGATCGGCTGA